The following nucleotide sequence is from Anopheles stephensi strain Indian chromosome 3, UCI_ANSTEP_V1.0, whole genome shotgun sequence.
ACGTCCTGCCAGGAATGCCGGTATGTGACCGGCCCGTTTTGTCCCGAATTCGAAAGCAAACCATACCATAGGTACGCAAAATGGGAGAGAACGAGCGAGGGAAATTCTGCATCCGATCGATGCCGATCGAGCACTGCACCGAGCACTGTATTTGCTTCACTCGCTCGagtaaaaattgttttgcttttgcaaaGAACAAAATTGTAACAAGTGTCGTTAACTATCACAGTCTTTATATGTATAaatatttgcttttgttttaacgCTTCCATTTTGTTCCGCGTCGCGTTTGGTGTGGTATCGCTTGCCATTGTTTTTTCTGCTCTAGTAATGAgtattgcataaatttagggggtacgatttaaattttgttttctttttcccatcGAAATAGATTTATTAAAATGATTTCCTCTTAATGATTTGTggcttttgtgtttttttgttgataattTACGTTTGAACAATGTATTATTCGACTTTTTCGACAGCTTCCCCGCGTCCAATGGCCAACGATTGCTTACTGGTAGAAGACTAGATTTGTTACTTGGATTTTATCTCCTTAGCATCTCGATCGCTCGCTCACAAGCGTTTCAAATAAGTTACAATCGAACTTAAATAGCGCACTTATAATACTTTTACACCGCTCATATTTACAACAAGACCGATCGATCGGAAACAAGAAAAGGAACGGAAGAGGTATTTTAGGGACAAAACACatgtaaaaagaaaaatcttctCTCTAgcgactctctctctctctctggtggGAACGTTCTGTTAGCGAGAATAGTTTGTTGGTTTATGTATCTCGCACATCGTTTAAGGGCTTACACTTACCGTAACGTTGAGCCTTACATCTAGCAGGGAAGGACTTTGCTTAAATACTTCACACAGTAGGTAACCAATAACCGACCGACTTGTTTGTTTGCCGGCGCCCTTTTTCGGCGGCCAAGACTAGATTTTCCACGTAGTACTACAACACACTTCACTATTTAGCTTTAGTTTATCTATGTAacgtgtaagtgtgtgtgtgtgtgtgtttgagtgtcaTGGTGCTTGCCTTCCTGTGACAGCTACGTCCACTGCGGAGGTGGATCGTGCCCGCGTTACATTACAACAAGTATATTGCTAATTATACACTGatcgtttggtttttggtttaaaaatatgcTTCCTGTTATGTTACAGCATGCGCGCTTCATTTAAAAGTTGAGACATTTCTTAGATAGTCTAAAATACATTTATCTAACTGGGTAGTATTGATAGGTGCGATAGTGGTTGCAGTGATGCTAGTAGTTGTTGTCGTTGCGGTCACGTCACCGATCGTCGTGGGACCACGCAGCACGCCAACCGGCCCACCGTCACCACCATCGTCCGCCACCGTACGGGATGCTGtccgcagcagcagtacctCGGTCGATAGAGGTGGCGAGGGCAGCTGGTGCAGCGGTCCACCAACCGGCAGCTGCTTCCGAGGAAATCCGGCCAGCTCTGGCTGGTAGAGCAGTTCCGGATGGTGTGGCAACGGTTGCGAATGATGGTGTTGCTGCGACACCGGTTGCtggtgatgaagatgatggtgctgctgctgctgctgctgcgggatTAGCGGGTGCTATTATTCGTACGGTGTCAGCTTCTTGTACAGATCGAAGTTGTCGACCTGGgcgtgatggtgatggtggtggctggAGGACGTGGTCGTGGGCGTTGGTCATGCGTAGTGCGGATACGAGCCCAGATGTGGTGCGACGTGCGATGGCGTCACGTGGCTCATCGTGTGCGATGGGTAGAGGTTCGTTGCCGGGCTGCCCCAGTTACCCCACGAGGCGGCCGACGGAAAGATGGAGGCTGTGCGTTCGTAAGAAAGGATGGCAAGGTAGAAGATTAGTATTTAGTACGGCGAATAAAATGGCGCTGTTTATCGGAAGTGACATTTGGTGCCTTGCCCAGGCTACAGTGTTTCGATTTAACGGTCCCGTAATTGTTAATTAGACGTTCTATTGAATTTAATAATCCttattttcataattaattgcaacttttaattgaaaactCACAGCCCATCACAGTGTTTGACGTTTAATTGCACAAAACGCCGTAAAAAATAATTAGCCGTCGcttgttgattttccgtttgccCGCTAGCGGCTTGGCAAGGCTTCTCGACCTTTATCGGCTTTAAGGTCATTCCGGGTGGCAGAGGCAAAAAATAAGGAAACCATTCAGCGAGCTGTACTAGGCCATAGAGACGTAGCAACGGCTGCCTTTAATTTTCACCTTCACCAAGTAAAGTGTAAAGcgcgaaaaaaggaaaacgaaacataGCAGGCTTTGGGTTTGGACTTTTTTCGCCCAAAGTTCTGGAGACGGGCTTGGTTGCGTTcagcaaaaaaacggaagtaGCGGTGAGGGAAGAAGGAGAAGTCCGCTCGGAAGCCTCTAACAAACAAGCCGTTCCGTAACGGAACTAGTTAGGGAAACAGAAATTAGACCAAAAGAACGGTTTCACTTCCACCGGAGTATTTTTTCCTTCCGGGGACGGCACGGCACAAGCAGGTTGGTGCCGGGAAGAGTGTTTGGAGGCTTATGGCCATTTGCTTTATACACGCCGTATACACGGATGTGGTTGTGTGTAGGCGGTGAAGGTGTGTAAGAAAAAGTCATCCTTCTTCGCGTACTGACTCGCGTGTGGCGTGATCGCTCCACACGGCTATTTCTCGTAGGAAGTAAGAATATGATGGTATTGGCGGTTCAAAAGGGCGGAAAAGATGATACTTGAGTTTTTCCGCCTGCGCCGGCGATAGTTTCCTTCGTTGCCGCCATTTCCCTCGCGCACTCCTCGGCAGGCGTGTGTACTACCCTGTGTAtgagattgtgtgtgtgtgttcatgtCTGTTCACCCTTCCTACAGAGTTAATCACGCCCGTGCCGAGCGAGATAGAACGAGCGAGATAAGGAAGGGAAACATCCGCTTCGCCTCGAGACCCGAGTTCCGGCTGAGCCAGAGTGAGTGCGATAGACGGACATTAGCAAGGCCGATGGAGACGCTTGGTCGTCCGTTACTGCAACATGCGCATGAGCCCTGTTGTGTGCATTCGTCGCACGGATGATAGCGTTTTCTGTACAGAAACTCCACTACTACCGACGTCCGTTGGATCCTTAGACCGGGGGTTTTGCTCGCCTGCTTCTACGTTCAAGATGGTGCTGATAATGGAAGACTCCTTGTGTGCGAGGGTTGTTGGTTCACTACCACCGTTACCGACGCGGGTACACAGTCACATCGGTTACGCACATCGGTGTTGGTGGGAAGGCGTCTAAAACGCAAGCGTGTGTTGTAAAATcgatggaaaatggaacattgatttattgtttcgCAGTTCGTTCTTAGCCGAAAAACCCCCACAGAAAACTTATCAAAGTTCGAAGTGGACTGGGGGAGTGAGTGAACGAGTCGTCCACTTGAGAAAAGCGTTTATGGAAATCTCCATTTCGAATGGAAAGCTACTTTGAAGTGACGGTAAACGAGAGTTTTTACCGACGGCTTCGTAGATTCTAAGCTGGCATCAAAAAAGTCTCAAGATTTCATTTTGATTTCTCGATTTTCTTATAAATATCGCATTTTAGCAAACCAGAATTTGTAGACTGAGCAAATCTGAAGCTCTCAAACACAAGAACTTGCTTAAATAATAGTTCCATATCAAAAACAACTTAAAAACcttaaaacaacatttttagTACTGATGTACCCAGTTGTACTAAAACGTGAAATCTTTTcaatttaaaccaaatggcaccTTTATCGTCAATAAATTTCGATAGACAACCACAATTTCGCCTACCGCCATGCAGCCAGAACGAAGTCGTTATGCTATTTTTACACAACCACCGAAACCGGTTCGCGGGCGATAAGCCCAAATTGGGAAAGGAAATATCTTTAAACGGTTGTGTGCGAAATGGCGATTAGATTTCGTACGTGGTGCCTCGGTTCGACGAAGCGGGTCCCTTAAAAACCCTCACTtgaatccacacacacacacacacatacacacgtgtAGCAGCTCCCAAATGGCACTGGGGGCGGCCATAAACTTCGAGTGTCCTGAGAGCCCGATTTCCTACGGTACGATAATCTGCGGGGTAAACCCTAAACCGGCCTGCCACCTGCGCTCAACTTACCGGAAGATGACGTCATGCTGTGGTGGGGGCTCATGAACGAGCTCAGCTTGGCCCCGTGATGGTACGGCGACATGAACAGGTCGCTCTGGTACTTGTAGGTCGGATCCGTCTGGGGCTGGGTCGCGGCCGCCAAACCCTGGAAGTCGAACTTGTAGGCGTAACGCTTGCCGTGCACCTTCGTCATAATGTTCTTATCGTAGTAATATCTGTTCGGCGTTGCGTTTTGTGGGTTATTTTATTCGAGTTGGCGGGGTGGCCATGCCGGAAACggggagaaagaaaagcaagaaacGTTGGATTAGAAAAAATGGTAAATCCCGTTGTAGGGGTAAGGAATAATATAGTGGAAAAAGAAATGTAGCAAGTGTCTCAATCAAGCCGAAGAAAATGCACACTTTTTTCCAACCCCAGTACGTGCCAGAATAGGGTGAAATGGTACAAGGTGATGGCTTTCGGTTGGAAGGGGGAAGTGTGTGCGTAACACGCTTGGAGTGAAGTTGTATGTTCCGATTTGTCGGTTTCGATAAGCGCTGTTGCGATACGACGGGCAGCTAATTCCCGGCCGATTGCCGATTCGGAATACCCGACTCGTAACGTACCCACTACCGGGCACGATCGTGTTGAACTGAAGGGAGAGTAGCGTCCGGATCTCCCACTTGGTTTGCGAGATGGACAAAGAGGCCTAGTTTAGTATCTTCAAAAAGCGTGGAATGACAATCTgagacacatacacaaaaaaccGACACTATTGCCACGCTTTCAATCGTCATTTTATCGAACGGTGTGTACGGCGTTGCGTATTGTCAAAAGCTAGATGACAGCTAGGTCGAAGAACAATGTGTCTACTAAGGAACGGAAAGTGTAGTGTGTGCGGTAATGGCGggacagtcacacacacacacagcacaagaATGGACACGTGGATGATGAGGTTATTCATACAGGCGCTTGTCAATTGTTTCGCCCAAAACGCTGTTCAGGGGTTTGGAAGAATAATGTGGCGTCGTTCACGATTGTTAAAGGCGAAATGCTTCCCTGTATGCCAATGTATGACATGCTCACAACACTCAACGCTCCGCCTGTTGACGTTTGGAACAACACGACAAAGGCGATGTGCATGCAGAGCCACGAACGCCGAACTGATTGGCATATGGAACAGGGAGAAtgctaaaaaaaaacgggataCATATGGGTGAAGATGTCATTTAAAGTCAGAAGAACTGATATCGCAAAGTATCACAAAACATTCGATTCGAAAGGTAAACATGTGCCCCAAAACTCTCAACAGAGTAGGCCACACGGTGTGTGCTAAaagcttcaacttcaactgtCAATGGAACAATTCGTATGTCTTTTACTCCTTCCAAGTGCTCCTTCCaacaacgaagaaaaaaaagtgtcctCCAAAGAAAATGCGTCCTCGACTGCGCTCTGCGCTGggaaatattcaaaattaCATCCATTAAAATCATACGCGCCAGACAATCCTGTTGGGACAGTTGGGAGCGTCGTCCAACTCTACGGCAAGGATTATGCTCAACCCGGGCTCTACCTCCAATCATTCATTCGAGCATCACAACCAGTCACAGTCtcctacccccccccccccccccaaaccagCATCATTATCGGGAGCATCAACAGTGGCATGAtaatggaaaatggtttcggttATCCCACCTATCCACTGTCCTGGGCATTGGGAGTTTCTTTCCATCtgcgccgttttttttcccgccccccccccccccactctcGTCATTTGACTTTTACCACGGCGAAGGGTGGGTAGTTCGGCAGAAAATGAGCCGGGCGTGTTGCTGTCACTCATCCGTGCAATGCAAATGTGTTGTAAAGAAGCTATCGTTTGCCCGCCCGCCAACACTCGAGCGCTCGAGGATAACACACTTCAACCGTGCACACTCGACACTCGGGTAAAAAcgccaaccgaccgaccgaccgaccaaccaTTTTCCGACCGAGCATTTTCGAGTGGTTTAATGTGTGTACATACATATTCAAGTGaggcatcatcatcttccaccACTGGCACGCCAATTACCGATCCATCCCAACGAGCAGCAGTGCGATGCTGCTTGTATTGCCACTTGGACCTGGATGCTGTCACATGATTGTGTCCCATCATTGTCAGCAGCACCCGCGTTACGCACTTTGCACCGAAATCGCTGCTGTTCCTTTAGTGCTCCCTCGTGGAACGCCTCCCGATGGGACGATTACCTAAATGTGACGAAATGCGCCTGTATGTGGACGGGGATGTGGGAATGTTCGCCTCCCTTGGTACAGACATCTCGTAACCGTCGAAACAGGGCGTTGTAAACAGTTCAGTCCCATTTTGGGGTCGGGGGAAGACAGAACTCCGACAAGGTGAAACCAGCGGGAAtttgtattttaatttcacTGCAGTGATTTAATAAAGCGGCGTCGAACATAAGGTCGAACAACAGTTGGGTAAACGGTGGGATCAATAATTTGACGTTGTCAAATTCAATTTGTGAAATGTCAACTCGTCGTGCTCGTACGGCGCTAGCTGGAGGTGTGCTTTCTAATTaagtttttaattgaaatgcgCAATGGATTACACTATTACACTATGCTGAGTTGGTTAGTTTGTGCATGAATATTAAGGTTTAAGTATGTAAGCTTTATAGCAACAAGCCGATATACTATTTAGTACATTTTTAGTACAGCACAGTACTACTATTATAAGTATTCTTGTAAGACTTTGGAGGATTTGCCATCTATTTCAGTATCATTTGTCCTGTTTTCGTACAATATTTCTATCAATTTCTATTACCTGCTTCGCCTTAGACTACTAAAGCACTGTAAAGCAAAGTGCTATAAAACTGGAAGATAGTTATCATGGTCGTAACTCCACTCGATGGTCTATCCCAAAGCGCTAAACCATACCAGACAGCGCTGGATTGTCTTTCGGTCTTTCCAAACCGATGGCCATCTTGCACTGTAATGGTACCGTCGCGTTGGCACTCGGCACTTCTCTACCGCCTGctggcacacacaaacacaagccgTGCGCACAGAAGTCTATTAGATTTTGGCTAAATCAAAATGTtgttatttttcaatttacaaATTTGATTGCATGAAACCACCTCCCGTTCATCGTACCTTTCGGCACCATCGGGAGCATATTTTGCACGTTTTTGCAACAGCCGAGTCTGTTGCGTTTTGCTGGTGACTCGACTGTTACTTTCTCATGCTGCGTACAGACCGATGGTGGTTGTAGTGAAATTCCCATGTTACTAGCGAACGGCACAGCTGCCATAAGGACAACCGAGCGAGTATCTCGGAGTGTGGGCCATCGTTGATAGCGTTTGGGTTTGAGAGTAGCCAACACCCGGGCTATACAACCAGCTATTTCGGCACGTTCTTTCGCTAGAGCGTTTCTGAAGgcggacagcaaaaaaaagaaaagtgctAGCAGACAGCAAGCACCTCAACAGTCCTTGCTCAGCGTTGTGGATTAATGGAATGTAAGAACGGTATCAGATCTGGCATTATGGCACATTCGAATCGAAAGTTGTACCGATTTTTACCGAATCGAAAATGGGCGAACGCGGTGGCCTGTGGGAAGCGGGTGTGCCGGGACCGGAAACAGCACCGACTACGACTACCGAACTGGGGTAGCGCCCAGCATGCTTTCAATCATTCGTACGAATGAATACGAAAcgttgaaaattgaaattattaGATAAATCGTGATAAAATATGCTTCGAGCAATGGCAGTGTACGGCGTTGGGGTGGGTAACGACGTCGGCACGGATCGGATCGGGGATGCTGTTGAGTCAGTTTCGCCATGAAGCTATTCTGCGCTGTCGGACGGTGACTGGGCCCGGGTGTTTGGAATGTTGCGGTGTTGATTAAATTGGCAAAGAATGTATAAGAGCTTATCACACTTTTCACTCAACTTGTACCGTGTAACTTTACGTTAGACAAAATTTGAGTTAGTGCTTGGTGGATCATGCAGAGAAATCATACAGGAAAAGTATGGTAAATTATCGATGGACGTGACTGCTTGAAAGCACTCGCAAGAAAAACTTTACGAACTGGAGAGCATAGTATTTTGATGAAGGACAATAATTTGAAGTTGATCCAGGACTTTCAGGTTTAGAAATAACTGCTTGGTGCTATAGAAATGTTTACAAAGTAGTTGATAACAATTCATAATCTACGAACAGGCGTATGTCATAGcgcctcaaagtatgcaatcattcCTCTTCTTCATGGTTCGATCTGCTACCTCTAGCTGTTCATTTAGACATGACTTGTTTATACTGCGTAGTCTTAAAGTCAGCCTCTGTCAAAGtagaacggtccagatgagatttgatatcagttttagtttaaattttgaaaaagccTGTATAGTGTCCTGGaaggtttgaaaatatttgtgGGACACAGTCGAATCTTTGAAGATATTGAAGCATTATTCTAAGACACAGCTCTCAGACTATTCACCATAATGCAATAGTTCATGCTACTGTTTGTTAGGGAAGCCTCCCTCATCACTGACAAGCCTACATTTCCAGCCGAATGTCACGATGATGCCAATCAACTCTCAAAACGCAGGATAAAAATCTGTCCATACAAAACCCCACCATAAATAGCCCAAAAACTAGTGAAGAAAAGGCAAACTGTGCTAATTGTTGTGCCGAAcagtacaaacacacacacacacgcccataCACATCACAACAACTGTCCAGCAAGTGATCCAATTTGCCATTCAATCAACCGTTGGatgatcgaaaaaaaaaggtcctcCAGAGCTATCTGCTGCCTGAGCCGCGTGGGTCAGACTTCGGGCTTCGTTATCCAGTGCAAAAGGCTAATCCCATTACGGGTCAAATGTTACGCTCAcattcgtccttttttttgcctttacCAGGGCAGCAAGCAGAGGAAAAAAGACGTCTCTCCGTGTCGAAATGTGAACAGACTGACACACTGGCTGGGCTGCCATACCAGAACACTATCATCCTCGCAGTCAATGGTCCGTGCTGCGGCGGGACACACGATTCCAATCGAACCCCAATGATGAGGGCGGTGATCGTTAAAGACAATTTGATTTACTGTgatgattttcttttgttgcccGACCCAGCCCTTCAAGCGTGGGTTTTGCCCCGTTCCAGGGGAGAGTTTGATTCGAAGGACGATGATCCTAATTCTGTGTCCCAAATACCTTGACCTCGGCAGTCTTCTAAGAACGATTACAAAGAGGGCTaggacacaaaaaagaaaaagacttCTGCAGCCGAAATGGCAAGGAAAATATGGCCgaatattgtgtgtgtgtgtttcggggGGTTTTGTGGCTAATTTTCGACGACAGAAGTAAATTGAGtgaaaattgcaataaaagTGACATCAAAAGAACATTAGGAATAAATTATGGGCTTTCGGTTGCGTTTCGCAGCCCACGGCTACGTACCTTAACGCTCGGCTGAGTTTGTCGTAGTTCATGTTGGGTTTGGACTTTCGTTCGCCCCAGCGTCTGGCCACCTCGTCCGGATCGGTCAGCTTAAACTCACCGTTCGTACCCTCCCAGGTGATGCAGGTGGCGTTGGTCGAATCGCTGAGCAGCTCGAGCAGGAACTGCCATAGCTGTATCTGTCCGGAACCTGCGTGGTGCGGGAAAAAAGAGTTCAAGCGTTAGTATATTAGTAAACTGTCCCGCCAAACCACCACGACgatgttcgttcgtttgtaaGAGACATTAATCATTCACCTTCGCGCGCCAGGTGAAGAAAACGAGTAAAAAATTGCCAGAAAATTAGAACTACTATGTTCACTAAGTGGTTACACTTTGTACCAAAAATTAAGGGGGGGAACTACACTCGCCGCTCTCGCTCGACAAGTGGTTGATGATTCAAcaagccttttttttggcaattggttcaacatattcccTGATACAACCGTGCATTACCACCAACGGTGATTTGTGCCAAAATAAAAGAACTTCCCGCGAAGCGATCAAAGCGTCGCGCCAACGGGTCCTCGAGAGATTcgggggaaggaaaacattAATGGCGACAGTAATAGTCCCACAGGGCGGCCTATAGAGCCAAGGCGTACTAACCTTCACCGCGGGACGacgagcacaacaacaaagggCTAATTATCATAACATCATCAATAATAACACCCACCCAAACCCGGGGCAACCTTGCTACCGAACCCTCCGATTCGGGTTGCGTTGCAATTTAGCTACCGCTGCAGGGGTGTGTTAAGGAAGGGAtctcgattttattttttggaggGTGTATGAGGGAAGAATTTAGGCCGGGCATATTTTTGGCTGGCTGTCCGTTCGGTCGCTTCGGTCGATTCAATCTGTGCGGATTATGTGATTCATCATTAGCAAATCGGTGTTTGAGCGCTGtgaggggtttttgtttggtaaaaTTGAAGATAAATAGGATAGTGTTTTTGGGAAAGCaggcaacaacgaaaaaatcctggtcTTTTTCGATGTCCTGCTGTGATTGTGAATTGtaagatttatttttgattattgATTCATGCTTAATGGGCGCGTTAGTTGATGAGGGTGTTTTATCGTTTTTAATAACTATCGTTTTTTCGGTCTTGATAATAGCTG
It contains:
- the LOC118513165 gene encoding DNA-binding protein D-ETS-3-like isoform X1, giving the protein MIDIKSSPDYLNRSSGGSFGNFSMLFADSSYKSSWGSHSSSQSQDPYQMFGPTSSRLASSGSGQIQLWQFLLELLSDSTNATCITWEGTNGEFKLTDPDEVARRWGERKSKPNMNYDKLSRALRYYYDKNIMTKVHGKRYAYKFDFQGLAAATQPQTDPTYKYQSDLFMSPYHHGAKLSSFMSPHHSMTSSSASIFPSAASWGNWGSPATNLYPSHTMSHVTPSHVAPHLGSYPHYA
- the LOC118513165 gene encoding DNA-binding protein D-ETS-3-like isoform X2, giving the protein MIDIKSSPDYLNRSSGGSFDSSYKSSWGSHSSSQSQDPYQMFGPTSSRLASSGSGQIQLWQFLLELLSDSTNATCITWEGTNGEFKLTDPDEVARRWGERKSKPNMNYDKLSRALRYYYDKNIMTKVHGKRYAYKFDFQGLAAATQPQTDPTYKYQSDLFMSPYHHGAKLSSFMSPHHSMTSSSASIFPSAASWGNWGSPATNLYPSHTMSHVTPSHVAPHLGSYPHYA